In one Alkalinema sp. FACHB-956 genomic region, the following are encoded:
- the purM gene encoding phosphoribosylformylglycinamidine cyclo-ligase, with amino-acid sequence MDYRSAGVDVEAGRDFVKRITQTVERTYRPEVLGRLGGFSGLFDLPKGYSEPVLVSGTDGVGTKLKLAHQLDRHDTVGIDLVAMCVNDVLCCGAEPLFFLDYLATGHLEPAQLAQVVEGIAKGCELSGCALLGGETAEMPGFYQAGEYDLAGFCVGIVEKSRILDGSQVQLGDVAIGLASSGVHSNGFSLVRKIIADQGLGWDEAPAALGGKTLGETLLTPTQLYVKPVREAMKAGLEIHGLAHITGGGLPENLPRCLGAGQTVKLDPTSWEVLPIFQWLAEVGQVSPINMFNTFNMGIGLVVLVPADRAQASLDFFQAQDIAAYRIGEVVAGNGELLGLPE; translated from the coding sequence ATGGACTATCGATCGGCTGGTGTAGATGTTGAAGCAGGGCGCGATTTTGTCAAGCGCATCACCCAAACGGTGGAGCGAACCTACCGCCCGGAAGTGCTGGGGCGGTTGGGCGGATTTAGCGGCCTCTTCGATCTGCCGAAGGGATATTCCGAGCCGGTTTTGGTGTCGGGAACGGATGGAGTGGGCACCAAGCTGAAGTTGGCCCACCAACTCGATCGCCACGACACGGTGGGTATTGATTTGGTGGCGATGTGCGTTAATGACGTGCTGTGCTGTGGGGCGGAACCGCTATTCTTTCTGGACTATTTAGCCACTGGACATTTGGAACCCGCCCAGTTGGCGCAGGTTGTAGAGGGCATTGCTAAGGGCTGCGAATTGTCCGGCTGTGCGCTGCTGGGGGGGGAAACGGCGGAGATGCCGGGATTCTACCAAGCCGGTGAGTATGACCTAGCTGGATTCTGCGTAGGAATTGTGGAAAAAAGTCGGATCCTGGATGGTTCCCAAGTGCAACTGGGGGATGTGGCGATCGGGCTGGCCAGCAGTGGTGTGCACAGTAATGGATTTAGCCTCGTGCGGAAAATTATTGCTGACCAGGGCTTGGGTTGGGACGAGGCTCCAGCGGCACTGGGCGGCAAAACCCTAGGGGAAACGCTGTTGACTCCGACACAGCTCTATGTCAAACCTGTGCGCGAAGCCATGAAAGCGGGCCTCGAGATTCATGGGCTAGCGCATATTACTGGGGGCGGACTTCCCGAGAATTTGCCCCGCTGTTTGGGCGCTGGTCAAACGGTGAAGCTGGATCCGACATCCTGGGAAGTGTTGCCGATCTTCCAGTGGTTGGCCGAGGTGGGTCAGGTCTCACCTATTAATATGTTTAATACCTTTAATATGGGAATCGGATTAGTGGTACTGGTTCCTGCCGATCGGGCTCAAGCCAGTCTGGACTTTTTCCAAGCCCAAGACATCGCTGCCTATCGTATTGGGGAAGTGGTTGCGGGGAATGGCGAGTTGCTGGGGTTGCCGGAGTAG
- the rsmA gene encoding 16S rRNA (adenine(1518)-N(6)/adenine(1519)-N(6))-dimethyltransferase RsmA produces MVKTRKQFGQHWLKSEKALSKIVAAAELKETDRVLEIGPGTGILTRPLLQAAQSVVSVEIDRDLCDLLGKKLGKIDNFLLLQGDFLSLELSQLLQPFEPFQNPNKVVANIPYNITGPILEKLLGRIAEPNPQPFESIVLLVQKEVALRICAKAGNHNYGALSVRVQYLADCEFLFDVPAQAFQPPPKVDSAVIRIKPRPIAQPAQSPKHLETILKLGFASRRKMLRNNLKSLIEPDDLNGVLASLSLNPQVRAEDLSVADWVNLSDRLLARSGNEILNSERSDSASMANRIEGGSEA; encoded by the coding sequence ATGGTCAAAACGCGCAAACAGTTTGGACAACACTGGCTGAAAAGTGAAAAAGCACTGAGCAAAATTGTTGCCGCAGCGGAGTTAAAGGAAACCGATCGGGTTCTGGAAATTGGGCCAGGAACGGGAATCCTAACGCGACCGTTATTGCAAGCGGCACAGTCTGTAGTTTCGGTGGAAATCGATCGTGATCTGTGTGACTTGCTGGGGAAGAAGTTGGGAAAAATTGACAATTTTTTGTTGCTGCAAGGTGATTTCCTATCCCTAGAGTTATCGCAGTTATTACAACCCTTTGAACCGTTTCAAAACCCTAACAAAGTTGTTGCGAACATTCCGTACAACATCACTGGGCCGATTCTTGAGAAATTGCTAGGACGCATTGCAGAACCGAATCCCCAGCCCTTTGAGTCGATCGTGCTCCTAGTTCAGAAGGAAGTGGCTTTGCGGATCTGTGCCAAGGCAGGCAATCACAACTATGGTGCGCTATCAGTTCGGGTGCAATATTTAGCGGATTGTGAGTTTCTCTTTGATGTCCCTGCACAAGCATTTCAGCCGCCACCTAAGGTCGATTCTGCGGTAATTCGGATTAAGCCCCGTCCGATCGCGCAACCAGCCCAAAGTCCTAAGCATTTAGAGACGATTTTGAAGCTAGGGTTTGCCAGTCGGCGCAAGATGTTGCGGAATAACCTGAAGAGTTTAATTGAACCCGATGATCTGAATGGGGTATTAGCGTCCCTATCCCTCAATCCCCAGGTGCGGGCGGAGGATCTCAGTGTGGCGGATTGGGTCAATTTGAGCGATCGATTATTGGCGCGATCGGGAAATGAGATCTTGAACAGTGAGCGATCGGACAGCGCAAGTATGGCAAACAGGATAGAGGGAGGCTCGGAAGCATGA
- a CDS encoding PadR family transcriptional regulator, whose protein sequence is MLELATLGLLTHKPLHGYRLKQQLEQFMSGWISVNYGSIYPLLRRLERDGLVQTLPAPKPPAPEPRRKVYAITPKGQQYWREQILDHPYESWVNGRTRFMVKFFFFEQIAPIERVQLLEHRLAACRRQLEVWTGQGKSWIIRDYADNPYAQQVRQWDLDNLHLEIQWLEKNLAQEQQMQQAESMESQI, encoded by the coding sequence ATGTTAGAACTTGCAACCCTCGGTTTGCTGACTCACAAGCCCTTACATGGCTATCGCCTTAAACAGCAGCTAGAGCAATTTATGAGTGGTTGGATCAGTGTCAACTATGGCTCAATTTATCCTCTGTTAAGGCGATTAGAAAGAGATGGCTTGGTTCAAACCCTTCCTGCCCCTAAACCGCCTGCTCCCGAACCTCGACGCAAAGTGTACGCCATTACCCCAAAAGGTCAGCAGTACTGGCGAGAGCAAATACTCGACCATCCCTACGAAAGCTGGGTCAATGGTCGAACACGATTTATGGTTAAATTCTTTTTCTTTGAGCAAATTGCCCCGATCGAACGGGTGCAGTTGCTGGAACATCGTTTAGCAGCTTGTCGGCGGCAGCTAGAAGTCTGGACAGGGCAGGGTAAATCATGGATTATCCGAGACTATGCGGATAATCCCTATGCTCAACAAGTTCGCCAATGGGATCTGGATAATCTTCACCTTGAGATCCAATGGCTGGAAAAAAACTTAGCGCAGGAACAACAAATGCAGCAAGCGGAATCTATGGAATCACAGATATAG
- a CDS encoding DUF3082 domain-containing protein: MASEDNKDSITKTNAVPNTTPTPLRCFLGAIVAAGISYLAWNLTQSIALAFAAKQVTSDNMIVIRISIAVRTLVVGLSTFGAGIFGFAALGLTGLGIKLLIAPDKPSENS; encoded by the coding sequence ATGGCTAGCGAAGATAACAAAGATTCAATCACAAAAACCAATGCTGTACCGAATACTACACCAACACCATTACGATGTTTTTTAGGCGCGATCGTTGCCGCAGGAATCTCTTATCTGGCTTGGAATTTAACTCAGTCGATCGCCCTGGCCTTTGCCGCTAAGCAAGTCACCTCCGATAACATGATTGTGATTCGGATCTCGATCGCAGTACGAACTCTCGTGGTGGGATTATCGACCTTTGGGGCAGGAATTTTTGGGTTTGCAGCTTTGGGGTTAACTGGCCTTGGGATTAAGTTACTGATTGCTCCAGATAAACCTTCAGAAAATTCCTAA
- a CDS encoding efflux RND transporter periplasmic adaptor subunit, with product MIASLLLGAGITGCRLMPPSEAQGEPRAKKNDSVAVDTQVIQTSDLSNQIEYVGTTRPYRQVSLRSQGAGQLLDLRVDVGDRVSRGQFLGQLDDRVVAATVNEAEAEVAVRQSEAVSLQADVDNARAQTEQERIKLQQARSDAQRLQQLFKEGAISEQQVELANTNVKTAEQALRATEQQVRNRQQAVIAAQRRIEVQNALVTQEQERQSFSVLRSPINGVVLAKALEMGDLAQVGTEVLQLGDFSQVKVEVQVSELELAKIRVGQTAQVRLDARPKETLTGRVTLISPAANPSDRLVPVEITMPNPDGQIGSGLLARVKFAQRNQSKIVVPEVALNLDQPGGKARNADRAGKPGQAPQQRSTGSMKSGGPGASNSSNSKPLSKTATIFVAERDGEQTKVAKRTVQLGDRADGQVEVLSGLAIGESIVVRSSGELAEGQSVRLSLLSEKPIDHRQR from the coding sequence TTGATCGCAAGTCTCCTGTTGGGGGCCGGAATCACCGGCTGTCGTTTAATGCCCCCCAGCGAAGCGCAAGGGGAGCCTAGGGCCAAGAAGAATGATTCGGTGGCGGTTGATACGCAGGTGATCCAAACGAGTGATCTCTCTAACCAGATTGAATATGTCGGAACCACGCGCCCCTATCGCCAGGTCTCTCTACGATCGCAGGGGGCAGGACAACTGTTAGATCTGCGGGTGGATGTGGGGGATCGCGTCAGTCGTGGGCAGTTTTTAGGGCAGTTAGACGATCGGGTTGTGGCGGCGACTGTGAACGAAGCCGAAGCCGAAGTGGCGGTACGCCAGTCGGAAGCGGTTAGTTTGCAGGCGGATGTGGATAATGCCCGCGCCCAAACGGAACAAGAGCGTATCAAACTCCAGCAAGCGCGATCGGATGCCCAACGGCTCCAGCAATTATTTAAAGAAGGCGCAATTTCTGAACAACAGGTTGAACTCGCCAACACCAATGTCAAAACGGCAGAACAGGCGCTACGGGCGACGGAACAACAGGTTCGCAATCGACAGCAGGCAGTGATTGCAGCCCAGCGGCGTATTGAAGTCCAAAATGCCCTCGTGACCCAGGAACAGGAGCGACAATCCTTTAGTGTGCTGCGATCGCCCATTAATGGCGTTGTTTTGGCAAAAGCCCTAGAAATGGGCGATTTAGCGCAGGTGGGGACGGAGGTGCTCCAGCTGGGTGACTTTAGCCAAGTCAAGGTGGAAGTGCAGGTGTCTGAGTTGGAACTGGCAAAGATTCGGGTTGGCCAAACGGCGCAAGTGCGTTTAGATGCGCGCCCTAAGGAGACACTAACGGGGCGGGTGACGCTAATTTCCCCAGCGGCAAACCCCAGCGATCGCTTGGTGCCTGTAGAAATTACGATGCCGAACCCCGATGGGCAAATTGGCAGTGGTTTACTGGCGCGAGTCAAATTTGCTCAACGCAATCAAAGCAAAATCGTGGTGCCCGAAGTTGCGCTCAATCTGGATCAGCCCGGTGGCAAAGCGCGTAACGCCGATCGAGCAGGAAAACCAGGACAGGCCCCGCAACAACGATCGACGGGTTCTATGAAATCTGGGGGACCCGGTGCATCGAATTCATCCAACTCGAAACCGCTGTCAAAAACAGCAACCATTTTTGTGGCAGAGCGGGATGGGGAACAGACCAAAGTGGCTAAACGAACTGTCCAATTGGGCGATCGGGCCGATGGTCAAGTGGAAGTGCTCAGTGGCTTAGCGATCGGCGAGTCCATTGTTGTTCGCAGTAGTGGCGAGTTAGCCGAGGGGCAGTCTGTGCGCCTCAGTCTTCTGTCAGAGAAACCAATCGATCATCGTCAGCGTTAA
- a CDS encoding septal ring lytic transglycosylase RlpA family protein, whose translation MNNSISGSLAGLLIFSTVVGVAAKPQAGLAQPKSVSLEEKLAKVADPSPASVPSSTQEVVKVGEQQNPSRKALRNEAVAKIYSHELSGKQAATLYVRNIPVLTFVGSQPTESDGIKMGAVQVEEFGSTGKTKAVSTNARGLADSESTEVSEQSNPTDPLGRASAIAAQINALYQQGIEANKISVKWKAAQKGASAATPTEPGKFIVTADNLELVALDTQTISPDSQRDKELDALQVANRLRRLFGEATPISQAEGKPARLSVAEVALGNVVGTIQGWASWYGPGFDGNYTASGEIFNQEAMTAAHPSLPMGTRVRVTNQDTGRSVVVRINDRGPFHGGRILDLSAGAARLIGVMDSGVAPVRLDILGR comes from the coding sequence ATGAACAACTCAATTTCTGGCAGTTTAGCCGGCCTGTTAATTTTTTCGACAGTCGTCGGTGTTGCTGCAAAACCTCAAGCTGGTCTGGCTCAACCCAAAAGTGTGAGCCTCGAAGAGAAGCTAGCTAAAGTAGCGGATCCTTCACCAGCATCAGTTCCCAGCTCTACTCAAGAAGTAGTCAAGGTTGGTGAACAACAAAATCCAAGCCGTAAGGCACTTCGCAACGAAGCCGTTGCGAAAATCTACTCCCACGAACTCTCTGGAAAACAAGCTGCGACGCTGTACGTTCGCAACATTCCAGTTCTGACTTTCGTCGGTTCCCAACCCACAGAATCTGATGGCATCAAAATGGGTGCAGTGCAGGTTGAGGAATTTGGCTCTACCGGAAAAACAAAAGCTGTTTCGACCAATGCAAGAGGGCTTGCAGACAGCGAATCGACAGAAGTTTCTGAACAATCGAATCCCACGGATCCCTTAGGTCGAGCGAGTGCGATCGCGGCTCAGATTAATGCACTCTACCAACAGGGCATCGAGGCTAACAAAATTTCCGTGAAGTGGAAAGCCGCTCAGAAGGGTGCAAGTGCGGCGACCCCAACGGAACCGGGCAAGTTCATTGTCACCGCTGACAATCTGGAACTCGTCGCCCTGGATACTCAAACTATCTCCCCCGATAGTCAGCGCGACAAGGAGCTAGATGCTTTACAAGTCGCCAATCGTCTACGCCGACTATTTGGAGAAGCGACACCCATTAGTCAAGCCGAAGGGAAGCCTGCCCGTCTGTCTGTGGCAGAAGTGGCCCTGGGTAATGTAGTTGGAACCATTCAAGGCTGGGCTTCCTGGTATGGCCCTGGGTTCGACGGTAATTACACCGCGAGTGGTGAAATTTTCAATCAAGAAGCCATGACGGCTGCCCATCCCTCTTTGCCCATGGGGACTCGGGTGCGGGTGACAAACCAAGATACCGGTCGATCGGTGGTTGTACGAATCAACGATCGTGGCCCGTTCCACGGTGGACGTATCCTTGATTTATCAGCAGGTGCGGCTCGTCTGATTGGCGTGATGGATTCTGGAGTTGCGCCAGTGCGTTTGGATATTCTAGGCCGCTAG
- the ispE gene encoding 4-(cytidine 5'-diphospho)-2-C-methyl-D-erythritol kinase has protein sequence MTRSYTLIAPAKINLYLGIVGSRADGFHELVMVLQSIGLADTVTVQEIRGQEIQITCDQPDVPVDETNLAWKAADLMRRNFPEAAAKHGGVAIAIQKRIPMGAGLAGGSADCAAVLVGIDLLWNLGLTQSELQDLASMLGSDIPFCVSGGTAIATGRGEVLDPLPDLGNIYVVLAKYRDLPVSTPWAYKTFRANFGHTYPESPEALDGRKRAMQSGEMMQAIAHKDGKAIGRLLYNDLEKVVLPEYPQVQALRDRFAEIGCLGTMMSGSGSTVFALAESEAAAETICSKMRSAVPDEELELWVTQFNQSGVRLAAT, from the coding sequence ATGACACGGTCTTACACACTCATTGCACCCGCAAAAATTAATCTCTATTTAGGTATTGTGGGTAGCCGAGCCGACGGGTTCCATGAGCTAGTCATGGTGCTGCAAAGTATTGGTCTGGCCGATACGGTAACGGTGCAGGAAATTCGTGGCCAGGAGATTCAGATCACCTGTGATCAGCCCGATGTGCCCGTGGATGAAACAAATTTGGCCTGGAAAGCAGCGGATTTGATGCGGCGCAATTTTCCCGAAGCGGCGGCTAAACATGGGGGGGTGGCGATCGCGATCCAAAAGCGCATTCCCATGGGGGCTGGATTAGCGGGGGGATCGGCGGACTGTGCGGCGGTGCTGGTGGGGATTGACCTGCTGTGGAATTTAGGGCTGACGCAATCGGAGTTGCAGGATTTGGCGTCTATGCTGGGGTCAGATATTCCCTTCTGTGTTTCCGGTGGCACCGCGATCGCGACGGGGCGGGGAGAAGTGCTCGATCCATTACCTGACCTCGGCAATATTTATGTGGTGTTGGCGAAGTATCGTGATTTGCCAGTATCAACCCCCTGGGCGTACAAAACCTTCCGCGCCAATTTTGGCCACACCTATCCCGAGAGTCCCGAAGCGCTGGATGGTCGCAAGCGGGCCATGCAGTCCGGGGAAATGATGCAGGCGATCGCCCACAAAGATGGGAAGGCGATCGGGCGGTTGCTCTACAACGATTTGGAAAAGGTAGTACTGCCAGAATATCCCCAGGTGCAAGCTTTGCGCGATCGTTTTGCGGAAATTGGCTGTCTGGGCACAATGATGTCGGGTTCCGGTTCGACGGTCTTTGCCTTAGCGGAATCCGAGGCAGCAGCGGAGACGATTTGTTCTAAGATGCGATCGGCGGTTCCCGATGAAGAATTGGAACTGTGGGTGACGCAATTTAACCAATCGGGTGTTCGTTTGGCTGCAACGTAA
- a CDS encoding DUF4351 domain-containing protein, translated as MSQPRTAKTDYDNPWKTFIELYFRDFLAFFFPPIEADIDWSTPTRFLDKELQKVVRDAEMPKRYADKLVEVHRLTTMLYDRGYSDQDILEMNHFLGWLMWLPEAWEKQFQVELKAFEEARQMKYVTTWERMAEERGLISGERAILIRLLNRKFGSIDDRTLDQINTLSIDQLESLGENLLDFESIDDLTNWLEHQG; from the coding sequence ATGAGCCAGCCGCGAACCGCTAAGACCGACTATGACAATCCCTGGAAAACGTTTATAGAACTATATTTCAGAGATTTTCTGGCATTTTTCTTCCCTCCTATTGAAGCGGATATTGATTGGTCAACGCCAACTCGGTTTCTGGACAAGGAGCTGCAAAAGGTGGTGCGGGATGCTGAAATGCCCAAACGCTATGCGGACAAGCTAGTAGAAGTGCATCGTCTGACGACAATGCTGTATGACCGTGGCTATAGTGACCAGGATATACTGGAGATGAACCACTTCCTGGGTTGGCTGATGTGGTTGCCGGAGGCGTGGGAGAAGCAATTCCAGGTTGAGTTGAAGGCATTTGAGGAGGCAAGGCAAATGAAGTATGTCACCACATGGGAACGCATGGCTGAAGAACGGGGATTAATTTCAGGGGAACGAGCGATCCTCATTCGTCTACTGAATCGTAAGTTTGGCTCCATTGACGATCGCACCCTCGATCAAATCAACACCCTCTCAATCGATCAGCTCGAATCCCTCGGTGAAAATTTGCTCGATTTTGAGTCGATCGATGACCTCACCAATTGGCTGGAACATCAAGGCTAA
- a CDS encoding NAD(P)H-quinone oxidoreductase subunit H, producing MPMIETKTEPMVVNMGPHHPATHGCFRLVVTLDGENVIDCEPVLGYLHRGMEKIAENRTTIMYVPYVSRWDYYGGMFNEAVTVNAVEKLAGITVPKRASYIRVIMLELCRLVNHLLWLGPFVADIGAQTPFFYTLRDREMILDLFEAATGYRMVNNNYFRVGGLAADLPYGWVEKCIDFCDYFTPVIDEYERLITNNPIFRRRLEGVGVLSREDAINYSCSGPMLRASGVKWDLRKVDHYECYDDFDWEIAWATEGDCYARYVVRMQEMRESLKIIRQAIAGLPGGSYENLEAKRMVEGPKSEWGGFDYQYVAKKVAPTFKIPKGEHYVRLEAGRGEMGIFIMGDDNMFPWRWKIRAADFNNLQVYPKLVQGTKVADLFVILGSVDVVMGSVDR from the coding sequence ATGCCAATGATCGAAACCAAAACCGAACCCATGGTGGTGAACATGGGGCCACACCACCCAGCCACCCACGGGTGTTTTCGGTTGGTGGTCACCCTCGATGGCGAAAATGTTATTGACTGCGAACCCGTCCTAGGCTACCTCCATCGCGGCATGGAGAAGATTGCTGAAAACCGCACGACCATCATGTACGTGCCCTATGTCAGCCGTTGGGATTACTACGGCGGCATGTTCAACGAAGCGGTGACGGTGAACGCGGTGGAAAAGTTAGCAGGGATTACCGTTCCCAAGCGGGCTAGCTACATTCGCGTCATCATGCTGGAGCTATGCCGACTGGTGAATCACCTGCTCTGGTTAGGGCCATTCGTGGCAGATATTGGGGCACAGACACCCTTCTTTTATACTTTGCGCGATCGGGAAATGATTCTTGACCTGTTTGAAGCCGCTACAGGCTACCGCATGGTCAACAATAACTACTTCCGGGTCGGTGGTTTGGCGGCAGATCTCCCCTACGGCTGGGTCGAAAAGTGTATCGACTTCTGCGACTACTTCACGCCCGTCATCGATGAATACGAACGCCTCATCACCAATAACCCCATCTTCCGGCGGCGGTTGGAAGGGGTAGGCGTACTCTCCCGCGAAGATGCCATTAACTATAGCTGCTCTGGCCCCATGCTCCGGGCCTCTGGTGTGAAATGGGATCTGCGCAAAGTCGATCACTACGAGTGCTACGACGACTTTGATTGGGAGATTGCCTGGGCAACGGAAGGGGATTGCTATGCCCGCTACGTGGTGCGGATGCAGGAAATGCGCGAATCCCTCAAAATCATTCGGCAGGCGATCGCAGGACTGCCCGGTGGCTCCTACGAGAACCTGGAAGCCAAGCGTATGGTAGAAGGCCCTAAATCCGAGTGGGGAGGCTTTGACTATCAATACGTTGCCAAGAAAGTAGCCCCCACCTTCAAAATCCCCAAGGGTGAGCATTACGTGCGCCTAGAAGCGGGTCGGGGGGAGATGGGCATCTTCATCATGGGTGACGACAATATGTTCCCCTGGCGCTGGAAAATCCGGGCTGCTGACTTCAATAACTTGCAGGTCTATCCCAAGTTGGTGCAAGGCACTAAAGTGGCGGACTTGTTTGTGATTCTGGGTAGTGTGGATGTGGTCATGGGATCGGTCGATCGATAA
- a CDS encoding class I SAM-dependent methyltransferase, whose product MALDVSLSNPPISDPGNPELIRLIVDQIQQRSRLTFAEFMELALYQPDQGYYVRRASKIGATGDFFTSPHLGADFGEMLAEQFVQMWEILGQPQPFTLVEMGAGQGLLASDVLRYLTQHYPDCARSLQYCLVEKVATLIAAQKRQLMPWIDQGLAIRWTNLEALAEAPIVGCFFSNELIDAFPVHQIQIQAGQLQEIYVGWNGTQFIEIVDRPSIPALVNYFDRLGINLTAPDYADGYRSEVNLLALDWMQAVAAGLQRGYVLTIDYGYPASRYYSRVRSQGTLQCYYQHSHHNDPYQHVGMQDITAHVNFTALELQGQQSGLQTVGVTQQAMFLMALGLGDRIASLSHSTAEAPPEINALLQRRDALHSLINPMGLGNFGVLVQSKGLAEAEKQQALTGFTIPDRMF is encoded by the coding sequence ATGGCCCTTGATGTGAGTTTATCTAATCCACCTATCTCCGATCCTGGCAACCCAGAGCTAATCCGGTTGATCGTTGACCAAATCCAGCAACGATCGCGGTTGACGTTTGCTGAGTTTATGGAATTAGCGCTCTACCAACCAGACCAGGGCTACTACGTAAGGCGTGCTTCCAAGATTGGTGCAACGGGTGATTTTTTCACCTCCCCCCATCTAGGTGCAGATTTTGGGGAGATGCTGGCAGAGCAGTTTGTTCAAATGTGGGAGATTTTAGGTCAACCGCAACCCTTTACTCTGGTGGAAATGGGAGCAGGTCAAGGTTTATTAGCCTCTGATGTTCTGCGGTACCTGACTCAGCACTATCCCGACTGTGCCCGATCTCTGCAATATTGCTTGGTGGAAAAAGTGGCCACCTTAATTGCGGCTCAGAAGCGGCAATTGATGCCTTGGATTGACCAGGGGTTAGCCATTCGGTGGACTAACTTGGAGGCATTGGCCGAGGCTCCGATCGTGGGTTGTTTTTTTTCCAATGAACTGATTGATGCCTTTCCCGTCCACCAAATTCAGATCCAGGCGGGACAACTTCAGGAAATCTATGTGGGCTGGAATGGAACCCAGTTCATTGAAATCGTCGATCGGCCCTCTATCCCGGCATTAGTGAATTATTTCGATCGCCTTGGCATTAATCTCACTGCGCCAGATTATGCCGACGGGTATCGCAGTGAGGTGAATTTGCTGGCCTTGGATTGGATGCAAGCCGTAGCGGCTGGGTTACAGCGAGGGTACGTCCTGACGATCGACTATGGTTATCCCGCTAGCCGTTACTATAGCCGTGTGCGATCGCAGGGCACGTTGCAATGCTACTACCAACATAGCCATCACAACGACCCCTATCAGCATGTCGGAATGCAAGATATTACCGCCCATGTCAACTTCACCGCATTGGAACTGCAAGGGCAGCAGTCAGGCTTACAAACCGTGGGCGTGACCCAGCAGGCGATGTTTTTGATGGCCTTGGGTTTGGGCGATCGCATTGCCAGTCTGAGTCACTCTACAGCGGAAGCCCCCCCGGAGATTAATGCCCTTCTACAACGGCGAGATGCGCTCCATTCTCTAATTAATCCAATGGGTTTGGGGAACTTTGGCGTCTTAGTGCAGTCTAAGGGGCTAGCCGAGGCTGAAAAGCAACAGGCATTAACGGGATTCACTATTCCCGATCGCATGTTTTAG